The following are encoded in a window of Octopus sinensis unplaced genomic scaffold, ASM634580v1 Contig17520, whole genome shotgun sequence genomic DNA:
- the LOC115231130 gene encoding uncharacterized protein LOC115231130 — protein sequence MALAYPSLRGISHRDIAIATATTADSINWLKRHGLLNTQKICISCGGTMSEIAKKSISDEVIWSCGRPCRKTVSIRKGTFLENSKLKCQQIIDILYYWAKEDLAKGIGQECHLANVAVTDWRNFCRDICAEYYVAQNIKLGGPNRIVEIDESAFVRRKYNVGHRVKTQWVFGALERVTRCLLVAVEDRTADTLLQIIRERILPGTTIISDLWRSYNTLNQLGYRHLTVNHSINFVDP from the coding sequence ATGGCTTTAGCATATCCAAGTCTAAGAGGAATTAGTCACCGCGATATTGCCATCGCCACGGCTACAACAGCAGATAGCATTAATTGGCTTAAGAGACATGGCCTTTTGAATACCCAGAAAATATGTATATCGTGTGGAGGTACCATGAGTGAAATAGCGAAAAAAAGTATATCGGATGAAGTAATATGGTCGTGTGGAAGGCCTTGTCGAAAAACCGTTTCAATTAGAAAAGgaacatttttagaaaatagtaaattgaagtgtcaACAAATCATAGATATATTGTATTACTGGGCCAAAGAAGATTTAGCCAAGGGAATAGGACAGGAATGTCATTTAGCAAATGTAGCCGTGACAGATTGGAGGAATTTTTGCCGTGATATATGTGCAGAATATTATGTTGCACAGAACATTAAGCTCGGAGGACCGAACCGAATCGTAGAGATAGACGAAAGCGCGTTtgttagaagaaaatataatgttGGCCATCGGGTTAAAACGCAGTGGGTGTTTGGTGCTTTAGAAAGAGTTACCAGATGTTTATTAGTGGCAGTGGAAGATCGGACAGCGGACACTCTTTTACAAATTATACGAGAGCGTATATTGCCTGGTACAACCATAATTTCCGACCTTTGGCGTTCGTATAATACGCTCAATCAGCTAGG